Proteins from one Flavobacterium sp. N2038 genomic window:
- a CDS encoding DUF4365 domain-containing protein: MIYKKFEDGELPRVNTNENLETISGNLFRSLFPVEKFEIRAETDRDKGIDFHIELKKELVSGEWVYTNYRFAIQLKATNRIQRTTDGNYGMQIFSSNIMYLLNNGMPAYYVFYHHPTHSFYYENVKNFVKQLQSKNPEWHKKEKHKLYFSKRLDKQSVLEIYDETYTNGDILKSINQYLKFPNVKESSQGLIIDSDNVVYSVSENIEFIDQFGADLVNRHHFNTIIEIEKRSWPRDNATPSFYLFCGIAYFQRGNLYKALELLNDAKKHSEEFDNQGQAIIAHTILSARYLLDMITKEQYDLEMTKINSLEDSGSFFQIERAFEELSANTAAPAVSIIKFYDSMAKIIENEKSAVIRTVAYNKIVDAESTILFHDLVMNFTFFIGRVDDPLQSRAYLEWLELEKKFLARLDAIAGYADKCGHHIGVGNLTLTSVKWNYEKALHTHYLTCWKGRNFDLSQPVNEGMVHMLEKQCSSLDRLGQLYGTMEYKENMISCMVLKFEILHFSRLYEAAHQIKEKILEALNSYGFEGLKKQYDPLFQNGTAHERFIDKYTQHINSIQDFAIKNGIDCYKMLTDKQMNSKTVWSIKDFLELDFTMLPYANMTEDQNIKS, encoded by the coding sequence ATGATATACAAAAAGTTTGAGGATGGTGAGCTTCCAAGGGTAAATACTAATGAAAATCTTGAAACAATTTCCGGTAATCTCTTTAGATCATTATTTCCAGTTGAAAAATTTGAAATTAGAGCCGAAACAGATAGAGATAAAGGAATTGATTTTCATATCGAGTTAAAAAAAGAATTAGTCTCCGGCGAGTGGGTGTACACCAATTACAGATTTGCAATACAGTTGAAAGCAACCAATAGAATCCAGCGGACCACTGATGGAAACTATGGCATGCAGATTTTCTCTTCAAATATTATGTATCTTCTTAACAATGGGATGCCAGCTTACTATGTTTTTTATCACCACCCGACCCATTCATTTTACTATGAAAATGTCAAAAATTTCGTAAAACAATTACAGAGTAAAAACCCAGAATGGCATAAAAAAGAAAAACATAAGCTTTATTTTTCCAAAAGACTTGATAAACAGTCAGTTCTAGAAATCTATGATGAAACATATACCAATGGTGATATACTTAAAAGTATCAACCAATACCTTAAATTCCCTAATGTTAAGGAAAGCTCTCAGGGACTAATCATTGATAGTGATAATGTGGTTTATAGCGTATCAGAAAACATTGAATTTATCGATCAATTTGGTGCCGATCTTGTAAACAGACATCATTTTAATACTATCATAGAAATAGAGAAGAGAAGCTGGCCCCGGGACAATGCGACTCCGAGCTTTTATCTTTTCTGTGGCATTGCTTATTTTCAGCGGGGAAATCTTTACAAGGCCCTGGAGCTACTTAATGATGCAAAAAAGCATTCAGAAGAGTTTGACAATCAGGGACAGGCCATAATTGCGCACACCATCTTAAGTGCCAGATATCTACTGGATATGATAACCAAAGAGCAGTACGATCTGGAAATGACCAAAATAAATAGTTTGGAGGATTCGGGATCATTTTTCCAAATCGAAAGAGCCTTTGAAGAACTATCAGCAAACACGGCTGCGCCTGCTGTCTCCATCATAAAGTTTTACGACTCCATGGCGAAAATTATAGAAAATGAAAAAAGCGCAGTAATACGCACCGTAGCCTATAATAAAATTGTTGATGCCGAATCTACTATTCTCTTTCATGACCTGGTAATGAATTTTACCTTTTTCATCGGTCGCGTAGATGACCCTCTCCAGAGCAGGGCCTATTTGGAATGGCTGGAACTTGAAAAGAAATTTCTGGCACGCCTTGATGCTATTGCCGGATATGCCGATAAATGCGGCCATCACATAGGCGTTGGAAACCTGACCCTTACGTCTGTAAAATGGAATTACGAAAAAGCACTCCACACCCACTACCTCACCTGCTGGAAGGGAAGAAATTTTGACCTGTCTCAGCCTGTAAATGAAGGAATGGTTCACATGCTGGAAAAGCAATGTTCCTCGCTTGACCGGCTGGGGCAATTATATGGGACGATGGAGTACAAGGAAAACATGATTTCCTGCATGGTCCTTAAATTTGAGATCCTGCATTTTTCGAGGCTTTATGAAGCTGCACACCAAATAAAGGAAAAGATACTTGAAGCCTTAAATTCGTACGGATTTGAAGGATTAAAAAAACAATACGATCCCCTATTCCAAAACGGCACCGCACATGAGAGGTTCATAGATAAATATACACAGCACATAAACAGCATTCAAGATTTTGCAATAAAAAACGGAATTGACTGTTACAAAATGCTCACTGATAAACAAATGAATTCTAAAACAGTGTGGTCAATAAAAGACTTTCTTGAACTTGACTTTACTATGCTTCCTTATGCAAATATGACTGAGGATCAAAATATTAAAAGCTGA
- a CDS encoding helix-turn-helix domain-containing protein, with product MKPFTFDQIPIMMKKLYDKLEHLEKIIERTSPTGENQDELLNIQETSKLLNLSVSTIYSKVCKREIPVNKQGKRIYFFRHELIKWIKSGRIKTYLEVQNDIEKSSEI from the coding sequence ATGAAACCATTTACTTTTGACCAGATACCAATAATGATGAAAAAGCTTTATGATAAATTAGAGCATTTGGAAAAAATTATTGAAAGAACCTCTCCTACTGGAGAAAATCAAGATGAATTATTAAACATTCAAGAAACATCAAAACTTTTAAATCTATCGGTATCAACAATCTATAGTAAAGTATGTAAAAGGGAAATTCCAGTTAATAAACAAGGTAAACGCATTTATTTTTTCAGACATGAGTTAATAAAATGGATTAAGTCCGGTCGGATAAAAACTTATTTAGAAGTCCAAAATGATATTGAAAAAAGTTCAGAAATCTAG
- a CDS encoding KAP family NTPase, which produces MYTDKPASIQSEDCFQRYEFSKRIASIVAKPSIDKSLIIGLYGRWGEGKTTVMNFIQKELPKETIIVNFNPWLFSDEQHLLKSFFTSISVSLGASDKTKKEKIGELLSDYSGAIGSVTQLVGFNTEGLEKLGDKLKSTSAEELKKRIDELIIQSGKNIVVFVDDIDRLDITEVQYVFKLVKLVGDFPRTCYVLSFDDEMVSAALSPKYGGDSKSAGYNFLEKIIQIPLKIPKASKKALSKYSLDLLNKVLDDSSIDLNQAESNEFLEVFNNAFLPIMDNPRLGIRFANSFSFSLPLLNGEVNISNLMILEGLKIFYPSLHDFIRNNGQLFLERTDRDQSDFNSKKQKQDEIKKEISQAIVMYDEKKQKIIIEMLEQLFPQLKSIYSNSGYADDMYVRWTKEKRICSSKYFDRYFSYSVQEGDIPDNYFENLVKDFEDDSIDEVIIKLNETIERYSAFDLIQKLRMQEGTFNEKQSYNLSLALVEFGHTLPKDKDVYFYSTCTQSAILITRLIGIQSKENQLTLLLKLFSMSKSLDYSMEIHHWLMFKEEKDPVNAIFSEKEKLKIKELLVSIFKDIMTDENFFTSLADGNLWRMLSWWINSLQHKKTLTAFFDKHLKKKKNPIFALKLLKVFTPTITMTSSADYMPRTYKSGFFQLNFDAIKSVVDVKLLNDNLLKLKGLNITEINPSEVSSQDPITDETLVSVFQWFIINQSIKG; this is translated from the coding sequence ATGTATACCGATAAACCTGCATCAATTCAATCAGAAGATTGTTTTCAACGCTATGAATTTTCAAAACGTATCGCTTCGATTGTAGCAAAACCTTCAATAGACAAATCTCTTATAATTGGTTTGTATGGCAGATGGGGAGAAGGTAAGACAACTGTGATGAATTTTATTCAAAAAGAATTACCAAAAGAAACAATTATTGTAAACTTTAATCCTTGGCTTTTTTCAGATGAACAACATCTTTTAAAATCTTTTTTTACTAGTATTTCAGTTTCTTTAGGCGCTTCAGATAAGACTAAGAAAGAAAAGATTGGAGAGCTTTTAAGTGATTATAGTGGGGCTATCGGCTCTGTAACTCAATTGGTAGGTTTTAATACTGAGGGCTTAGAAAAATTAGGTGATAAACTTAAAAGTACATCTGCCGAAGAGTTAAAGAAAAGAATAGATGAATTAATTATTCAATCCGGGAAAAACATCGTAGTATTTGTTGATGATATTGATAGATTAGATATTACAGAAGTTCAATATGTTTTCAAACTAGTAAAATTAGTTGGTGACTTTCCTAGGACTTGTTATGTATTATCATTTGACGATGAGATGGTATCTGCTGCATTATCTCCAAAATATGGAGGAGATAGTAAATCAGCAGGATACAATTTTTTAGAAAAAATTATACAAATCCCTCTTAAGATACCTAAAGCAAGTAAGAAGGCTTTATCTAAATATTCCTTAGATCTTCTCAACAAGGTTTTAGACGATAGTTCCATAGACCTAAATCAGGCAGAATCTAATGAATTTCTAGAAGTCTTTAATAACGCTTTTCTACCCATTATGGACAATCCAAGATTGGGGATAAGATTTGCTAATAGTTTTTCTTTTTCATTACCGCTATTGAATGGAGAGGTTAACATTAGTAATCTAATGATTTTAGAAGGGCTTAAAATTTTCTACCCATCTTTACATGATTTCATAAGAAATAATGGGCAATTATTCTTAGAAAGAACTGATAGAGATCAATCAGATTTTAATAGTAAAAAACAAAAGCAAGATGAAATAAAAAAAGAAATTTCACAAGCGATCGTTATGTATGACGAAAAGAAGCAGAAAATAATTATTGAAATGCTTGAGCAATTATTTCCACAACTTAAAAGTATATATAGTAATTCAGGTTATGCCGATGATATGTATGTGAGATGGACTAAAGAGAAAAGGATATGTTCAAGTAAATATTTTGATCGATATTTTTCGTATTCTGTACAGGAAGGAGATATCCCTGATAATTATTTTGAAAATTTAGTTAAAGATTTTGAAGATGATAGCATTGATGAAGTTATAATAAAACTTAATGAAACCATAGAAAGATATTCTGCATTTGACTTAATTCAAAAATTAAGAATGCAAGAAGGGACATTCAACGAAAAACAATCTTATAATTTATCTTTAGCATTGGTTGAATTTGGGCACACTCTACCAAAAGATAAAGATGTATATTTTTATTCCACTTGTACTCAATCAGCAATTTTAATTACCAGATTGATAGGGATTCAATCTAAGGAAAATCAATTAACACTCTTATTAAAGTTATTTTCAATGAGTAAGTCGTTAGATTATAGTATGGAGATTCATCATTGGCTGATGTTTAAAGAGGAAAAAGATCCGGTAAATGCAATTTTTTCTGAAAAAGAAAAATTAAAAATTAAAGAATTACTAGTATCTATTTTTAAAGATATAATGACAGATGAAAACTTTTTTACTTCATTAGCTGATGGAAATTTGTGGAGAATGCTAAGTTGGTGGATAAATTCGCTTCAGCATAAAAAGACATTGACAGCTTTTTTTGACAAGCACTTAAAAAAGAAGAAAAACCCAATTTTTGCTTTGAAATTATTGAAGGTTTTTACACCGACTATTACAATGACTTCTTCCGCAGATTATATGCCAAGAACTTACAAATCTGGCTTTTTTCAGTTAAATTTTGATGCAATTAAAAGTGTTGTAGATGTAAAGTTATTGAATGATAACCTCTTAAAATTAAAAGGATTAAATATAACTGAAATAAATCCTTCTGAAGTATCAAGTCAAGATCCAATTACTGACGAAACACTTGTTTCTGTATTTCAATGGTTTATAATTAATCAATCGATAAAAGGATGA
- a CDS encoding ATP-dependent nuclease → MIFRILDSWGEHDPNSKNEVCLVWDNWNDFSFYTLFGIFYVDEKSQKHDLGGVKIGFVGQEEREKVYHVDYTFNYIGDNYFSLGNSEEYYEQLNKLSVEIRDSILNQLNDVAKKPDVFNSVREERVVQVSFLRDLHPDTITGQYRRMANGGARLTPYSFRFNKGSKKDQDGLSLLFDVIPESLPPTNIHVLIGRNGVGKTTLIDNMISSLVVHSGPIPVQGSFHFNKTHMYDEVNSFANLISVSFSVFDELDLRSDEKFINGMKYSYIGLRKTNGQQSELEIKDLNTLSAEFYESLKVCRSRGLISRLAEALETLQSDPNFRRERFVELIMRDELDKLEMVISTAFRRLSSGHKIILLTITTLVEKLQEKSLLLMDEPEAHLHPPLLAAFIRSVSDLLIKTNGVAIVSTHSPVILQEVPRSCVWKLRRIGNITDSYRLSRESFGENVGVLTNDVFGLEVTNSGFYKMLAEIVENNDYNYDQVIHSFNNQLGSEARSIVMALIANKR, encoded by the coding sequence ATGATTTTTAGAATTTTAGATAGCTGGGGTGAACATGATCCAAACTCCAAAAATGAAGTTTGTCTTGTTTGGGACAATTGGAATGACTTTAGTTTTTATACTTTATTCGGTATTTTTTATGTAGATGAGAAATCACAAAAGCATGATCTCGGTGGAGTTAAAATTGGTTTTGTAGGACAGGAGGAAAGAGAGAAAGTTTATCATGTTGATTACACATTTAATTATATAGGAGATAATTATTTTTCATTGGGAAATTCAGAAGAGTATTATGAGCAGCTTAATAAACTGTCAGTGGAAATTAGAGATTCGATACTTAATCAGTTAAATGATGTAGCAAAAAAGCCCGATGTTTTTAATAGTGTTAGAGAAGAAAGAGTCGTTCAAGTTTCATTTCTTCGAGATCTACATCCGGATACAATAACTGGTCAATATAGAAGAATGGCTAACGGAGGGGCAAGATTAACCCCTTATAGTTTTCGATTCAATAAAGGAAGTAAAAAAGATCAGGATGGATTAAGTCTCCTGTTTGATGTAATTCCGGAATCGCTTCCTCCAACAAATATTCATGTTTTAATTGGGAGGAATGGAGTAGGTAAAACGACTTTGATTGATAATATGATTAGTTCATTAGTTGTTCATTCCGGCCCCATTCCTGTGCAAGGCAGTTTTCATTTTAATAAAACACATATGTATGATGAAGTAAATTCCTTTGCTAATTTAATTTCCGTTTCATTTAGTGTTTTTGATGAATTGGATTTGCGATCTGATGAGAAATTTATTAATGGTATGAAGTATTCTTATATAGGTTTAAGGAAAACGAATGGACAACAATCTGAATTAGAAATAAAAGATTTAAATACTCTGTCAGCTGAGTTTTATGAGAGTTTAAAAGTTTGTAGATCGAGAGGTTTGATTTCGAGATTAGCAGAAGCTCTAGAAACGTTACAATCAGATCCTAACTTTCGAAGAGAAAGATTTGTTGAATTAATCATGCGTGATGAATTAGACAAGTTAGAAATGGTTATTTCCACGGCCTTTAGAAGACTTAGTTCAGGACATAAAATAATTTTGCTTACAATTACTACATTAGTTGAAAAATTACAGGAAAAGAGTTTACTACTTATGGATGAGCCTGAAGCTCATCTTCATCCACCGCTTTTGGCAGCGTTCATCAGATCAGTATCAGATCTCCTTATCAAAACAAATGGCGTAGCAATTGTTTCAACGCACTCTCCGGTAATTTTGCAGGAAGTACCTAGAAGCTGCGTGTGGAAATTAAGGAGAATTGGAAATATCACAGACTCATATCGGTTAAGTAGGGAATCTTTTGGTGAAAATGTTGGAGTCTTAACTAATGACGTATTTGGTTTAGAAGTTACAAATTCTGGCTTTTATAAAATGTTGGCAGAAATAGTTGAAAATAATGATTATAACTATGATCAGGTTATACACTCCTTTAACAATCAATTGGGATCTGAAGCGAGATCAATTGTAATGGCTTTAATTGCAAATAAAAGATAG
- a CDS encoding HNH endonuclease, with translation MRKINKPTLRAAVVYPDCLTTVRDNGLRGRLERCQTLINDAETEFEAKIAKGQIYTIAREIVVNGNVTYKELKNVYTAQMVQNPKGRVYYDQLLMAAPDGLCPLCSHREATTLDHYLPKSKYPRLSIVPINLIPSCKDCNTGKLADYPIGPNDETLHPYYDNIENVMWLNAIVNKTTPVSLSFNVKAPASWDNLLTNRVTTHLDCFKLNILYAAQAARRLSGMKYNLEKIYSSGAEQEGIEKYLADEAASNAAVNLNSWETAMFRALSEDDWFCSTGFRMIG, from the coding sequence ATGCGCAAAATAAATAAACCGACATTAAGGGCAGCGGTGGTATATCCAGACTGTCTTACAACAGTAAGAGATAATGGACTTCGCGGCAGACTTGAACGTTGCCAGACTCTGATAAATGATGCTGAAACAGAGTTTGAAGCTAAAATCGCCAAAGGTCAAATTTACACAATTGCGAGGGAAATTGTAGTTAATGGAAATGTAACATATAAGGAGCTAAAAAATGTTTATACAGCTCAGATGGTGCAAAACCCTAAAGGAAGGGTATATTATGATCAGCTTCTCATGGCTGCGCCAGATGGGCTTTGTCCACTTTGTTCCCATAGGGAGGCAACCACATTGGATCATTATCTGCCAAAATCTAAGTATCCGCGACTTTCAATTGTTCCGATAAACTTAATACCTTCTTGCAAGGATTGTAATACAGGGAAACTGGCAGATTATCCAATAGGACCTAATGATGAGACACTCCATCCTTATTATGATAATATTGAAAATGTAATGTGGCTAAATGCTATCGTTAATAAGACAACACCTGTTTCACTGTCTTTTAATGTTAAGGCTCCTGCAAGCTGGGATAACTTGCTAACAAACAGAGTAACTACACACCTTGATTGTTTTAAATTAAATATCTTATATGCAGCACAAGCAGCCAGGAGACTGTCTGGGATGAAATATAATTTGGAGAAAATTTATTCCAGCGGAGCTGAGCAGGAAGGTATCGAGAAATACCTGGCTGATGAGGCAGCATCAAATGCAGCAGTAAATTTAAATTCGTGGGAGACTGCAATGTTTAGGGCTTTGTCAGAAGATGATTGGTTTTGCTCAACAGGTTTTCGAATGATTGGATAG
- a CDS encoding AAA family ATPase encodes MASIFDNATVLPSASVQEKTKNLVGFEKKFNRIYTNLKLLLDQEGLISWSKKFHNVQLPVIEQIKDKYPLIILAGDAGTGKTIAAESIADRMVRELKKEGHFLKLSTRVRGEGLHGQMGNLVNDAFAELKTQAGKKRLAFLLIDEADAIATTRSTMQMHQEEKAAVNTLIQKIDEIRELDGRAIVFMSTNRLHFLDEAILRRAAIILEFERPDKEERIELFEMGLKGIDFSKEQLESLSNLTGPEKNNGLGHSFSDIRLRVLPEALANSFPDKALTYEILSETITKIQPSPKII; translated from the coding sequence ATGGCTTCAATATTTGATAACGCAACTGTACTGCCTAGTGCATCAGTACAGGAAAAAACAAAAAATTTAGTTGGATTTGAAAAAAAATTCAACCGTATTTATACAAACCTTAAGTTATTACTTGACCAAGAGGGATTAATTAGTTGGAGTAAAAAATTCCATAATGTTCAATTACCAGTAATTGAACAGATAAAAGATAAATATCCACTAATTATTTTAGCCGGAGACGCTGGAACAGGAAAAACTATTGCTGCGGAATCTATTGCTGACAGAATGGTTAGAGAGTTAAAAAAAGAAGGGCATTTTCTAAAACTAAGTACTAGAGTGCGTGGCGAAGGTTTACATGGTCAGATGGGAAATCTAGTAAATGATGCATTTGCAGAATTAAAAACTCAAGCAGGTAAAAAAAGATTGGCTTTTTTACTCATCGATGAAGCTGATGCTATTGCAACAACACGGTCAACAATGCAAATGCACCAAGAAGAGAAAGCGGCTGTAAACACACTAATCCAAAAGATTGATGAAATTAGAGAATTGGATGGTAGAGCTATTGTATTTATGTCGACAAACAGATTACATTTTCTTGATGAAGCAATACTCAGAAGAGCTGCAATAATTTTAGAGTTTGAAAGACCTGATAAAGAAGAAAGAATAGAATTGTTTGAAATGGGTTTGAAAGGAATAGATTTTTCAAAGGAACAACTTGAATCATTATCAAATTTAACAGGTCCAGAAAAAAATAATGGATTAGGACATTCCTTTTCTGACATTAGATTACGTGTTCTACCAGAAGCTTTGGCAAATTCTTTTCCTGATAAAGCTTTAACTTACGAAATTTTAAGCGAAACAATAACCAAGATTCAACCAAGTCCAAAAATAATATGA
- a CDS encoding CBASS oligonucleotide cyclase: MKYTNEELGFFIDKIKLKPEDMPKYRTQINNLKEKLESKIKNDDSHGLKVTKYILAGSWKKHTILKPTGDYPIDIDLVLFVGGDDNIQNDLNKLFEYIITYLEEIYPQKDIRKVVDAKGNTKSITIIFSGSGLEVDIVPVVPISSPAEYVWQPSRRGGSKYITSISKQLDFSLNNRKNNPSYTSIVRALKWWRNEKEIKPTDDEPGLSSYVIELIVAYLDINYGIETNIEEAIIRFFQFVSGPNFPVISFKNAIKSVPSYYTSSIYVADDTNNENNVSKRMIDSKWKEIVEEASDAFDSLNIAQSKRNEGDTLTEWKHVFGSTFNIK, encoded by the coding sequence ATGAAATACACAAACGAAGAATTAGGTTTTTTTATTGATAAAATCAAACTAAAGCCTGAGGATATGCCAAAATACAGAACTCAGATAAACAATCTTAAAGAAAAACTAGAGAGCAAAATCAAAAACGATGACAGCCATGGTCTAAAAGTGACAAAATACATTTTAGCTGGATCCTGGAAAAAACATACAATTTTAAAACCAACCGGAGATTATCCGATAGATATCGATTTGGTATTATTCGTTGGTGGTGACGATAATATTCAAAATGATTTAAACAAACTTTTCGAATACATCATCACTTATCTAGAAGAAATCTATCCCCAGAAAGATATTCGAAAAGTTGTTGATGCCAAGGGAAATACGAAATCTATAACAATTATTTTTAGCGGCTCTGGATTAGAAGTGGATATTGTCCCTGTGGTTCCAATCTCATCTCCTGCCGAATATGTTTGGCAGCCTTCAAGAAGAGGTGGATCAAAATACATTACAAGTATTTCCAAGCAACTTGATTTTTCTCTGAACAACAGAAAAAACAATCCTTCATACACGAGTATTGTCAGAGCATTGAAATGGTGGAGAAATGAAAAGGAAATAAAACCTACCGATGATGAGCCTGGGTTATCTTCATACGTCATAGAATTAATAGTAGCTTATCTTGATATAAATTATGGTATAGAAACTAATATTGAAGAAGCAATAATTAGGTTTTTTCAATTTGTTAGCGGACCAAACTTTCCTGTCATTTCGTTTAAAAATGCAATTAAAAGTGTACCATCCTATTACACTTCTAGCATTTATGTTGCAGATGACACTAATAATGAAAATAATGTTTCTAAGAGAATGATAGATAGTAAGTGGAAAGAAATTGTTGAAGAAGCTTCCGATGCTTTTGACTCTTTAAACATTGCACAATCAAAAAGAAATGAAGGAGATACTTTAACCGAGTGGAAACATGTTTTCGGTTCAACTTTTAATATTAAATAA
- a CDS encoding ImmA/IrrE family metallo-endopeptidase: MVIPNHRINEIEKLAEFIAGDFSNGNLTLLEEIAKDEDISHYFDHYEDAFDGMLLYDTEDLNFHIHINIDNGNDQFSKRGRYTFAHELGHFFIEQHRLGLKYGLLEPHASFHNINQKNLMELEADYFASVLLMPREKFRSVSGGKNFSFETIFKLSEAFQTSILASLIRFSKIGTHEIFAVISQDNIAKWFLRSDDFPQWPFKFKVGSVLPKTTVAGEFFTITDSKYTAIQELSPDDWFYPFVNDNRANRTMYEQCFYSDNFNYVISLLWFK; the protein is encoded by the coding sequence ATGGTGATACCGAATCATCGGATTAATGAAATAGAAAAGCTTGCAGAGTTTATTGCTGGAGATTTTTCAAATGGAAATCTAACTCTTTTGGAAGAAATTGCAAAAGACGAAGATATTTCACATTATTTCGACCACTATGAAGATGCTTTTGATGGAATGTTACTTTATGACACTGAAGATTTAAATTTCCATATTCATATAAATATTGATAATGGAAATGATCAATTCTCTAAAAGAGGTCGTTACACTTTTGCACATGAATTAGGGCATTTTTTTATTGAACAGCATAGATTAGGATTAAAATATGGTTTACTTGAACCTCATGCATCTTTTCATAATATTAATCAGAAAAACTTAATGGAGCTTGAGGCTGATTATTTTGCTAGTGTTTTACTGATGCCAAGAGAGAAATTTAGAAGTGTTTCTGGAGGGAAAAACTTTTCATTTGAGACTATTTTTAAACTATCTGAAGCATTTCAAACAAGTATTTTAGCTTCTTTAATTAGATTCAGTAAAATAGGAACTCATGAAATATTTGCGGTTATCTCACAAGATAATATTGCAAAATGGTTTTTAAGGAGTGATGATTTTCCTCAATGGCCCTTTAAATTTAAAGTAGGAAGTGTTTTGCCGAAAACTACTGTAGCCGGTGAATTTTTCACAATAACCGACAGTAAGTATACAGCAATTCAGGAACTTTCCCCAGACGATTGGTTTTATCCATTTGTTAATGATAATCGTGCTAATAGAACAATGTATGAACAATGTTTTTATTCGGATAATTTTAATTATGTGATTAGTTTGTTATGGTTTAAATAA
- a CDS encoding helix-turn-helix domain-containing protein, whose protein sequence is MSSNISVYRICGFCGSEFLAKKTTTKYCSLKCASKDYKIRLRNQKIESSNLQTIKIRNQPLIDLKDKEFLSVKQLALLLGFSVKTVYRLINTKRINAYNFSERKTLIRRSDIDALFDKPQIGFEVVLRPTKQTKQAEIKDCYTITEIQKKFNISSGALYNLIKRNNISKFSKGKFTYVAKKDIEGFLK, encoded by the coding sequence ATGAGCTCGAATATTTCAGTATATAGAATATGTGGATTTTGTGGTTCTGAGTTCCTTGCAAAGAAAACCACCACAAAATATTGTTCCTTAAAATGTGCAAGCAAAGATTATAAGATAAGATTAAGAAATCAGAAAATTGAAAGCTCAAACCTTCAAACGATCAAAATAAGAAACCAGCCGCTTATTGATCTTAAAGACAAAGAATTTTTAAGTGTAAAACAACTTGCATTACTTCTAGGTTTTTCAGTTAAAACTGTCTATCGTTTGATCAATACCAAAAGAATAAATGCCTATAACTTTTCAGAAAGGAAAACCTTAATCAGACGGAGTGATATTGATGCTTTATTTGATAAGCCACAAATTGGATTTGAAGTAGTTTTACGGCCAACAAAGCAAACAAAACAGGCTGAAATTAAAGACTGTTATACGATCACTGAAATACAAAAGAAATTTAATATTTCAAGCGGGGCTTTATACAATCTTATAAAACGAAACAACATAAGTAAATTTTCGAAGGGTAAGTTTACTTATGTTGCTAAAAAGGATATTGAAGGTTTTTTGAAGTAG